In one window of Acidobacteriota bacterium DNA:
- a CDS encoding VCBS repeat-containing protein codes for MNRHLIRSVLVVLLLITPSAYSDWLEFTDESATRLVTDEDALDPVGLDDPFEKDFGVADLDLDGDQDLVVFRKVRFSTPGGKRNALFLNENGVLVDRTAEFAPEFADLTDDRDVALVDVNSDRWIDIVTVTTFSDQPRIYMNLKRDDDGNWLGFDWEPSDNRLPTFNPAPKFCAIGVGDIDNDLDLDLFFVDYSNNLEDRLLINDGDGFFTDETASRMTAAMSQSAFGTDAQILDMNGDGAADIVKISTLDDFPNSVRILYNAGGDDIGTFDDLHHAYEGQPYMMEVGDLNNDERPDIYVVDDLQDSYLINTGTAANGRATFTTIAQTTPVTSDFGGNTYLVDFDRDNYLDVLVADVDTDFQICDGIRPAILRNRGNTPNVALDDPFNQIQPPWLPGGVFDFAVIDLNGDEWPDLVAGTCTGNRVLMNPGPRIFEDGFESGDLNAWSTSDS; via the coding sequence ATGAACCGTCATCTGATCCGGTCCGTGCTGGTCGTGCTGCTGCTCATCACTCCCTCCGCCTACAGCGATTGGCTGGAATTCACCGACGAGTCGGCGACTCGTCTGGTGACCGACGAAGACGCCCTCGACCCGGTGGGCCTCGATGATCCGTTCGAGAAAGACTTCGGAGTCGCCGATCTCGACCTCGACGGCGATCAGGATCTGGTGGTCTTCCGCAAGGTGCGATTCTCGACCCCCGGCGGCAAGCGCAACGCTCTCTTCCTCAACGAGAACGGCGTGCTGGTGGATCGCACCGCCGAGTTCGCGCCGGAGTTCGCCGACCTCACCGATGACCGCGACGTCGCCCTGGTCGACGTCAACAGCGACCGCTGGATCGACATCGTCACCGTCACCACCTTCTCGGATCAACCGCGCATCTATATGAATCTGAAGCGCGACGACGACGGCAACTGGCTCGGCTTCGACTGGGAGCCGAGCGACAACCGGCTACCGACCTTCAACCCGGCACCCAAGTTCTGCGCCATCGGCGTCGGCGACATCGACAACGATCTCGACCTCGACCTGTTTTTCGTCGACTACTCGAACAATCTCGAGGATCGTCTGCTGATCAACGACGGCGACGGCTTCTTCACCGACGAGACCGCCAGCCGCATGACCGCCGCCATGTCGCAGTCGGCCTTCGGAACCGATGCCCAGATTCTCGACATGAACGGCGACGGCGCCGCCGACATCGTCAAGATCTCGACCCTCGACGATTTCCCCAACTCGGTGCGCATCCTGTACAACGCCGGCGGTGACGATATCGGCACCTTCGACGACCTCCACCACGCCTACGAAGGGCAGCCCTACATGATGGAGGTCGGCGACCTCAACAACGATGAGCGACCGGACATCTACGTCGTCGACGATCTCCAGGACTCCTACCTGATCAACACCGGCACCGCCGCCAACGGTCGCGCCACCTTCACCACCATCGCCCAGACGACACCGGTGACCAGTGACTTCGGTGGCAACACCTACCTGGTGGACTTCGATCGTGACAATTACCTCGACGTGCTGGTCGCCGACGTCGACACCGACTTCCAGATCTGCGACGGCATTCGCCCGGCGATTCTGCGCAATCGCGGCAACACCCCGAACGTCGCCCTCGACGATCCCTTCAATCAGATCCAGCCACCGTGGCTGCCGGGAGGAGTCTTCGATTTCGCCGTCATCGACCTCAATGGCGACGAATGGCCGGACCTGGTGGCCGGCACCTGCACCGGCAATCGTGTCTTGATGAACCCCGGCCCGCGCATTTTCGAGGACGGTTTCGAGAGCGGCGACCTCAACGCCTGGAGCACCTCGGACTCCTGA
- a CDS encoding right-handed parallel beta-helix repeat-containing protein, which translates to MKSIRCALLSGLLVVALAPALVAQESLTLPGPGGNGGLYLPDVQASYPQVDWQALQRLEIPAGHYRFIRLGNLPQRSAANPLVITNHGGQVRVGGLDFHYVFILGGGSHWKLTGRFDPVAGTGHGDFRGHAEGDYAGSRGRYGFLIDDAFEDSNSGLAVGGGASAFEVEMLEIRHVGFAGMLIKTDDAGDADMRDVRIHDNYIHDVGSEGVYIGSTQAPPQHKISGLELYNNRIVRTGTEALQIGQMGGGSKIHHNVFLWGSLDWKSPFQNFQDNHSQLGSREGDVEVHHNVFIGGASKFFILFNQDRDGDDHQSGDRFRMHHNYFSHSRHFGAYFQSGADGVTRFEFHDNLFRGFDFQYDEVNSGVPDYDAVFRIFNTANPIELRDNRWHGVSTLVQAAGSNVVETGNLQTPIAPYAFIDSGFPADFDYLLLEEWTATSNITNQPVTYQPGDWVMFEGELYECVAASPHSGRRPPDFPGTWALRPPPPDDLRHAAGGPHAGIGLLDGLELFADGFESGDTTSWSGAAP; encoded by the coding sequence ATGAAATCGATTCGTTGCGCTCTCTTGTCCGGTCTGCTGGTCGTCGCCTTGGCTCCTGCTCTCGTTGCCCAGGAGTCCCTCACCCTGCCAGGTCCCGGCGGCAATGGCGGTCTCTACCTGCCGGATGTCCAGGCTTCGTACCCACAGGTCGACTGGCAGGCCTTGCAGCGGCTGGAGATTCCGGCAGGCCACTATCGCTTCATCCGCCTCGGCAATCTTCCCCAACGCAGCGCCGCCAATCCCCTCGTGATCACCAATCACGGTGGCCAGGTGCGCGTCGGAGGACTCGATTTCCACTACGTCTTCATCCTCGGCGGGGGCTCCCACTGGAAGCTCACCGGTCGCTTCGATCCGGTTGCCGGTACCGGCCATGGGGACTTTCGCGGCCACGCCGAGGGCGACTATGCCGGCAGCCGGGGTCGCTACGGATTCTTGATCGACGACGCCTTCGAAGACAGCAACTCGGGCCTCGCCGTTGGCGGTGGCGCTTCCGCCTTCGAGGTCGAGATGCTCGAGATCCGCCACGTCGGCTTTGCCGGCATGCTGATCAAGACCGACGACGCCGGCGATGCCGACATGCGGGACGTCCGCATCCACGACAACTACATCCACGACGTCGGCAGTGAAGGGGTCTACATCGGTAGCACCCAGGCGCCGCCGCAGCACAAGATCAGCGGTCTCGAGCTCTACAACAATCGCATCGTGCGCACCGGCACGGAGGCGCTGCAGATCGGCCAGATGGGGGGCGGCTCGAAGATCCACCACAACGTCTTCCTGTGGGGCTCCCTCGACTGGAAGAGTCCCTTTCAGAACTTTCAGGACAATCATTCCCAGCTCGGCTCCCGGGAGGGCGATGTCGAGGTGCACCACAATGTCTTCATCGGTGGCGCGAGCAAGTTCTTCATCCTGTTCAACCAGGATCGCGACGGCGACGACCACCAATCCGGTGATCGCTTCCGGATGCACCACAACTACTTTTCCCACAGTCGCCATTTCGGTGCCTACTTCCAGTCCGGTGCCGACGGCGTGACCCGCTTCGAGTTCCACGACAACCTTTTCCGCGGCTTCGACTTCCAGTACGACGAGGTCAACAGCGGCGTTCCCGACTACGATGCGGTCTTCCGCATCTTCAACACCGCCAATCCGATCGAGCTGCGCGACAATCGCTGGCACGGGGTCAGCACGCTGGTGCAGGCGGCCGGCTCGAATGTCGTCGAGACCGGCAACCTGCAGACTCCCATCGCCCCCTATGCCTTCATCGACAGCGGTTTTCCGGCGGACTTCGACTACCTGTTGCTCGAGGAGTGGACGGCGACCTCGAACATCACCAACCAGCCGGTGACCTACCAACCCGGTGACTGGGTGATGTTCGAAGGCGAGCTCTACGAGTGCGTCGCCGCCAGTCCCCACTCCGGACGTCGGCCGCCGGACTTCCCGGGCACCTGGGCGCTGCGCCCGCCGCCGCCGGACGATCTCCGCCACGCGGCCGGCGGGCCGCATGCCGGCATCGGCCTGCTGGACGGTCTCGAGCTGTTTGCCGATGGCTTCGAATCGGGCGACACGACGAGCTGGTCCGGGGCCGCCCCCTGA
- a CDS encoding (2Fe-2S)-binding protein: MAQQGSMPQPEELVTARLRVNGEDHAVVFPTHHTLLEVLREECGLTGTKHGCELGECGTCTVLVDGRPVLSCLMLAADLEGRPIETVEGLQEGNDLHPLQAAFADFGAAQCGYCTPGILMTAKALLAADSKPARESVQEALAGNLCRCTGYHKILEAIDHAAATLRGEEPEMPHDAIYGAPLPD; the protein is encoded by the coding sequence ATGGCCCAGCAAGGCTCGATGCCCCAACCGGAGGAGCTCGTCACGGCCCGCTTGAGGGTCAACGGCGAAGACCACGCGGTGGTTTTCCCGACCCACCACACGCTGCTCGAGGTGTTGCGCGAGGAGTGTGGCCTGACCGGCACCAAGCACGGTTGCGAGCTCGGCGAGTGCGGTACCTGCACGGTGCTCGTCGATGGCCGGCCGGTGCTTTCCTGCCTGATGCTGGCGGCAGACCTCGAAGGTCGTCCCATCGAGACCGTCGAAGGCCTGCAGGAGGGCAACGACCTGCACCCTCTGCAGGCCGCCTTCGCCGACTTCGGCGCGGCCCAGTGCGGTTACTGTACTCCCGGCATCCTGATGACCGCCAAGGCGCTGCTGGCGGCGGATTCGAAGCCAGCCCGCGAGAGCGTGCAGGAAGCCCTCGCCGGCAACCTCTGTCGCTGCACCGGCTACCACAAGATTCTCGAAGCGATCGACCACGCCGCCGCCACCCTGCGCGGCGAAGAGCCGGAGATGCCCCACGACGCCATCTACGGCGCGCCGCTGCCGGACTAG
- a CDS encoding rhodanese-like domain-containing protein, which yields MILRQIFDPHLAQYAYLVGCPRSGEALLIDPQRDIDRYLDEVARAGLRLTAVAETHIHADFLTGTRELAMAGGVTAYLSAEGGDEWQYEWARGGSVAVHLLHHGDRFRLGGVELQALHTPGHTPEHLSFAITDRGAGATTPWGLLSGDFVFAGDLGRPDLLESAAGAAGAAQTSARQLYGSLDTLRELPEFLQVWPGHGAGSACGKALGAVPSSTIGYELRCNPAIAAAGEGEEAFVRAMVDGHAAPPLYFGRMKRLNRLGPPALPELPRPIPLEASQVAAEGARGAAVLDTRRDRAAFMAGHLPNSLWTPWNNTFPTLAGCYVEPDQEIFLVIDEDHLDAAVRNLVRVGLDRVRGWCSPASLPAEGARLEVIDFDQAVERQARGSHLVVDVRRRDEYAAGHLAGALHIPHTRLAAELDRIPRQRPLMVHCASGIRAAAACSLLARQGYRVAHVDDRFQRLPASAVEPIG from the coding sequence ATGATCCTGCGCCAGATCTTCGACCCTCACCTCGCTCAGTACGCCTACTTGGTGGGCTGTCCGCGCAGCGGTGAAGCGCTGTTGATCGATCCCCAGCGCGACATCGACCGCTATCTCGACGAGGTGGCGCGGGCCGGCCTGCGCCTGACGGCGGTGGCCGAGACGCACATTCACGCCGATTTCCTGACCGGCACCCGCGAGCTAGCGATGGCCGGAGGGGTGACCGCCTACCTGTCGGCGGAGGGCGGCGACGAGTGGCAGTACGAGTGGGCCCGGGGCGGCTCCGTCGCGGTTCACCTGCTGCACCACGGCGACCGCTTCCGCCTCGGCGGGGTCGAGCTGCAGGCTCTCCACACCCCCGGCCACACCCCGGAGCATCTATCCTTCGCGATCACCGATCGCGGCGCCGGGGCCACCACCCCGTGGGGTCTGCTGAGCGGCGATTTCGTCTTCGCCGGCGACCTCGGCCGTCCCGATCTGCTGGAGTCGGCGGCAGGCGCCGCCGGAGCCGCGCAGACCTCCGCACGGCAGCTCTATGGTTCCCTCGACACGCTGCGCGAGCTGCCCGAGTTTCTGCAGGTCTGGCCCGGTCACGGCGCCGGCAGCGCCTGCGGCAAGGCCCTGGGAGCGGTTCCCAGCTCGACCATCGGCTACGAGCTGCGCTGCAACCCGGCGATCGCTGCCGCCGGCGAGGGCGAGGAGGCCTTCGTCCGCGCCATGGTCGACGGTCACGCGGCACCGCCGCTCTACTTCGGCCGCATGAAACGGCTCAATCGTCTGGGACCGCCGGCCCTGCCGGAGCTGCCTCGACCGATCCCCCTGGAGGCCTCCCAAGTCGCCGCCGAAGGAGCCCGGGGAGCCGCCGTTCTCGACACTCGCCGGGACCGCGCCGCCTTCATGGCCGGGCACCTGCCGAACAGTCTCTGGACGCCGTGGAACAACACCTTTCCAACCCTCGCCGGCTGCTACGTGGAGCCCGATCAGGAGATCTTCTTGGTGATCGACGAGGACCATCTCGACGCCGCCGTGCGGAATCTGGTGCGGGTCGGTCTCGACCGCGTTCGGGGGTGGTGCTCGCCGGCTTCCCTGCCCGCCGAGGGCGCCCGCCTCGAGGTCATCGACTTCGACCAGGCGGTCGAACGACAGGCCCGCGGCAGCCATCTGGTGGTGGACGTTCGCCGGCGCGACGAGTACGCCGCCGGTCACCTGGCGGGCGCTCTCCACATTCCCCACACCCGCCTCGCCGCCGAGCTCGATCGCATTCCGCGGCAGCGCCCCCTGATGGTGCATTGCGCCAGCGGCATTCGCGCCGCCGCCGCCTGCTCCTTGCTGGCGCGCCAGGGCTATCGCGTCGCCCACGTCGACGACCGCTTCCAGCGCTTGCCGGCGAGCGCCGTCGAACCAATCGGCTGA
- a CDS encoding SDR family NAD(P)-dependent oxidoreductase, with translation MSIEHRVIVVTGVTRGLGRAMAEAFAAGGHRVAGCGRDRGALDEVATELGIEDHFWQPVDLADGAQVEAWGRAVEARLGVPDLVINNAAVINRNAPLWEVPGEEIESLFRINLAGVCHVLRAFLPAMVERRRGVVVNFSSGWGRSTAPEVAPYCASKWGIEGLTRALAQELPPGMAAVPFNPGIIHTEMLASCFGPAAASYPGPEEWARRAVPRLLAFGPDDNGEARSL, from the coding sequence ATGTCAATAGAGCATAGAGTGATCGTGGTCACCGGGGTGACCCGGGGGCTCGGCCGGGCGATGGCGGAGGCCTTCGCGGCTGGCGGACATCGGGTGGCTGGCTGCGGCCGCGATCGTGGCGCCCTCGACGAGGTCGCGACCGAGCTCGGCATCGAGGACCATTTCTGGCAGCCCGTCGACCTCGCCGACGGCGCCCAGGTCGAGGCCTGGGGACGGGCCGTGGAGGCTCGCCTCGGGGTGCCCGACCTGGTGATCAACAATGCCGCGGTGATCAATCGCAATGCGCCGCTCTGGGAGGTTCCGGGAGAGGAGATCGAGAGCCTGTTCCGGATCAACCTGGCGGGCGTTTGCCACGTCCTGCGGGCGTTTCTGCCGGCGATGGTCGAGCGTCGGCGGGGAGTGGTGGTCAACTTCAGCTCCGGCTGGGGCCGCTCGACGGCACCCGAGGTGGCGCCCTACTGTGCCAGTAAGTGGGGCATCGAAGGGTTGACCCGAGCCCTGGCCCAGGAGCTACCGCCCGGGATGGCGGCGGTGCCCTTCAATCCCGGCATCATCCACACGGAGATGCTGGCGAGCTGCTTTGGCCCGGCGGCGGCGAGCTACCCGGGGCCGGAGGAGTGGGCCCGCCGGGCGGTTCCGCGGCTGCTCGCCTTCGGCCCCGACGACAATGGCGAGGCGCGCTCCCTCTAG